One Bufo gargarizans isolate SCDJY-AF-19 chromosome 3, ASM1485885v1, whole genome shotgun sequence DNA segment encodes these proteins:
- the ZBTB39 gene encoding zinc finger and BTB domain-containing protein 39: MGMRIKLNSSDHPSNLLRELNKSRLSGTLCDVTIVVGNRSFAAHKAVIGSAAVYFQKLFSSTELDIARTYVVDFITPANFEKVLNFIYTSELFTDLINVGVIYEVAEKLGMEDLINACHATFPDLEGSSGQKYQCSVSSSEGRSSTSAEPNPVESRGNGLDNNHPPIDKNFSTPGDGNSTFKGEDQEASLNQAAHFPLPAKTEEQSTSARFQSSHCSVNTGFVPTSTCPSYKTQHNGDFNKASYFPGDSSVSGNSKEPAGGFDAMGDLHLDELEEEELQFDEAGDEDSGPSGEIIELSDGSEDELLLFGQGESRSGKAMPCQVCKKVLEPNLQHIRQHAREHIELRNGSCKVCQARFHDRGAMITHVLSHIGIFLFSCDMCEDKFFSQWQLTLHRGQEGVTSEHNIIVHPGQPLPGEVNTFVGAMGTELPCGACHRTMLRDFHSVRSHALEHLNTKNLSCGLCEQRHLTLCGLMWHVLSHMSVSVFSCSVCASSFLDRHLLEKHMTVHQSLDEALFRCHLCSQGFKSEITYRQHLNQHRCGSISADRPGFAEFSQLQASVSKRKVPEDFSAEDHSVSGQPAHSKYTCKVCGKCFSHTSEFNYHRRIHTGEKPYQCKVCHKFFRGRSTIKCHLKTHAGALMYRCTVCGHYSSTLNLMGEHIAVHRGNLPSDFTIDQTFMYTIHSKETDKSAES; encoded by the coding sequence ATGGGTATGCGAATCAAATTAAACAGCAGCGACCACCCCAGCAACCTGCTACGTGAGCTGAATAAATCTCGGTTGTCGGGGACACTTTGTGATGTTACTATTGTTGTCGGAAACCGGTCTTTTGCGGCTCATAAAGCTGTGATTGGCTCTGCAGCAGTGTATTTCCAAAAATTGTTCTCCAGCACCGAGTTAGATATTGCTCGAACTTATGTGGTGGACTTTATCACACCAGCCAATTTTGAGAAAGTGCTAAACTTTATCTACACGTCTGAGCTATTTACTGACCTTATTAATGTGGGCGTTATCTATGAAGTCGCTGAGAAGCTTGGCATGGAGGACTTAATAAATGCCTGTCATGCAACATTTCCTGATCTTGAGGGTTCCTCGGGTCAGAAATATCAGTGCTCTGTTTCCTCTAGCGAGGGACGCTCCAGCACATCAGCTGAACCCAATCCAGTAGAATCTAGAGGCAATGGACTGGATAACAACCACCCTCCTATAGACAAAAATTTTAGCACACCAGGAGATGGAAATTCTACGTTTAAAGGAGAAGACCAAGAGGCTAGTCTGAATCAAGCAGCACATTTTCCACTGCCTGCAAAAACTGAAGAACAAAGCACCTCTGCAAGGTTCCAGTCCTCTCACTGCTCAGTGAACACAGGATTTGTTCCAACAAGTACTTGCCCTTCTTACAAAACGCAACACAACGGTGATTTTAACAAAGCTAGTTATTTTCCGGGAGATTCATCTGTTAGTGGAAATTCTAAGGAACCTGCTGGTGGATTTGACGCAATGGGAGACCTTCACCTTGATGAACTAGAAGAGGAAGAGTTACAGTTTGATGAAGCAGGTGATGAAGACTCCGGGCCATCTGGAGAAATAATTGAGCTGAGCGACGGTAGTGAAGATGAGCTGCTATTATTTGGCCAGGGGGAAAGTCGAAGTGGCAAAGCCATGCCATGCCAAGTGTGCAAGAAGGTGCTAGAACCTAACCTTCAGCATATCCGCCAACATGCTCGGGAACATATAGAGCTACGCAATGGTAGTTGCAAGGTCTGCCAGGCCCGCTTCCATGACCGGGGTGCTATGATCACTCATGTTTTATCACACATCGGCATATTTCTTTTCTCTTGTGATATGTGTGAAGACAAATTTTTCAGCCAGTGGCAACTCACCCTTCACAGAGGACAAGAAGGGGTTACGTCAGAACATAATATAATAGTTCATCCAGGTCAACCTCTCCCAGGGGAGGTAAATACATTTGTGGGGGCGATGGGTACTGAGCTGCCATGCGGTGCATGTCATAGGACCATGTTACGTGATTTCCATTCTGTACGTTCTCATGCTTTGGAGCACCTTAACACCAAGAACCTGTCCTGTGGACTGTGTGAGCAGCGACACctaacactctgtggtcttatgTGGCATGTCTTATCTCACATGTCTGTATCTGTTTTCTCTTGTTCTGTATGTGCCAGTAGCTTCCTTGATCGACACTTACTGGAGAAGCATATGACAGTCCACCAGAGTTTGGATGAAGCATTATTTCGCTGTCATCTATGTTCTCAAGGTTTTAAGTCTGAAATAACTTACCGACAGCACTTGAATCAGCATCGTTGTGGTAGTATTTCAGCAGATCGCCCTGGGTTTGCAGAATTTTCTCAACTGCAAGCTTCAGTTTCAAAGAGAAAAGTTCCAGAGGATTTTTCAGCAGAAGACCATTCAGTTTCTGGACAACCAGCCCATAGCAAATATACATGTAAGGTTTGTGGCAAGTGCTTCTCTCATACCAGTGAATTTAATTACCACCGGCGCATTCATACCGGGGAAAAGCCGTATCAGTGCAAAGTGTGTCACAAGTTCTTCCGAGGCCGTTCTACCATCAAGTGCCACTTGAAGACACATGCAGGGGCTCTAATGTACCGTTGTACTGTGTGTGGACACTACAGCTCCACCTTGAACCTCATGGGTGAGCACATTGCAGTGCATCGTGGCAACCTGCCTTCAGACTTTACCATTGACCAAACATTTATGTATACTATTCACTCCAAAGAAACAGACAAGAGCGCCGAAAGCTGA